In Gemmatimonadales bacterium, the following proteins share a genomic window:
- a CDS encoding N(G),N(G)-dimethylarginine dimethylaminohydrolase, whose translation MLAFTREVSPAIADCELTHLVRQPIDVKTAARQHESYERCLTELGCRVCRVPGGRDKADGVFIEDTAVVLDELAVITRPGAESRRAETADVADALRLHRPLLSIEPPGTLDGGDVLRVGRSVYVGLSSRTNLDGIRQLARHLAPLGYGVSTVEVSGALHLKSAVSEVAERTLLINRDWVRPETFPGLELIPVDPAEPFGGNALQIGGTVIYPSAFPRTRTTLESRGISVRTVDASELAKAEGGVTCCSLILREASER comes from the coding sequence ATGCTCGCGTTCACCCGCGAGGTCAGCCCCGCTATCGCCGATTGCGAGCTGACCCATCTGGTCCGCCAGCCGATCGACGTGAAGACGGCCGCGCGGCAGCACGAGAGTTACGAGCGCTGCCTCACCGAGCTGGGCTGCCGGGTGTGCCGGGTGCCCGGCGGCAGGGACAAGGCGGATGGCGTCTTCATCGAAGACACGGCCGTAGTGCTCGACGAGCTGGCGGTGATCACCCGGCCAGGCGCCGAGTCGCGCCGAGCGGAGACGGCGGACGTGGCGGACGCGTTGCGGCTGCACCGGCCGCTGCTCAGCATCGAGCCGCCGGGCACTCTCGACGGGGGAGACGTGCTGCGGGTCGGACGCTCGGTCTATGTGGGCCTCTCCTCCCGCACTAACCTGGACGGGATCCGCCAGCTGGCCCGTCACCTGGCGCCGTTGGGCTATGGGGTGTCTACGGTCGAAGTATCGGGCGCTCTCCATCTCAAGTCGGCCGTCAGCGAGGTCGCCGAGCGGACGCTCCTGATCAACCGGGATTGGGTACGGCCGGAGACCTTTCCGGGGCTGGAGCTCATCCCAGTCGATCCAGCCGAGCCGTTCGGAGGGAATGCGCTCCAGATCGGCGGGACCGTGATCTACCCGTCGGCGTTTCCTCGAACTCGAACCACGCTTGAGTCCCGCGGCATTTCCGTCCGAACGGTGGACGCGTCGGAGCTCGCCAAGGCGGAAGGCGGCGTCACCTGCTGCAGCCTGATCCTTCGGGAAGCAAGCGAGCGATGA
- a CDS encoding MFS transporter yields MSPGRSGTPHYAWLVLGVTFVVLLAAAGVRATPAVLIIPLEQEFGWSRSTIALAISVNILLYGLMGPFAGALMQRLGIRRTTLVALALLALGVSLSTLVSQPWQLVLLWGVVVGIGSGMAALVLGATVANRWFRARRGLAMGLLTASAATGQLVFLPLLASIIQHYGWRPAVLTVAGAVALAAPLVALFLRERPRDLGLAPYGASALDPQPASSGNPARAAVMALAQGARSRDFWLLFATFFICGASTNGLIGTHLIPAAHDHGIPEVRAASMLALMGMFDLVGTTGAGWLSDRWSSRHLLAWYYGLRGLSLFYLPFALAGHDAGIWVFAVWYGLDWIATVPPTLRLATDAFGAERAPVMFGWIAAGHQVGAALTAYSAAWVRTTVGDYRPAFWASAGLCLVAAALALRVGTTAGGRRGYRVAPEPAAVPEL; encoded by the coding sequence ATGAGCCCCGGACGCAGTGGCACGCCGCACTACGCCTGGCTCGTCCTCGGCGTCACTTTCGTGGTGCTGCTCGCCGCCGCCGGCGTCCGGGCCACGCCTGCGGTGCTGATCATCCCGCTGGAGCAGGAGTTCGGCTGGTCGCGCTCGACCATCGCGCTCGCCATCTCGGTGAACATCCTGCTGTACGGGCTCATGGGACCGTTCGCCGGCGCGCTCATGCAGCGGCTGGGCATCCGGCGGACGACCCTGGTCGCGCTCGCCCTGCTCGCACTCGGCGTGAGTCTCTCCACCCTGGTGAGCCAGCCGTGGCAGCTGGTGCTGCTGTGGGGCGTGGTAGTGGGCATCGGCAGCGGGATGGCGGCGCTGGTCCTCGGGGCCACCGTGGCGAACCGCTGGTTCCGTGCACGGCGGGGCCTCGCGATGGGACTGCTCACGGCCAGCGCGGCGACGGGACAGCTCGTCTTCCTGCCGCTCCTCGCCTCGATCATCCAGCACTACGGCTGGCGACCAGCGGTGCTCACGGTGGCAGGCGCCGTGGCGCTCGCGGCGCCCCTGGTGGCCCTGTTCCTCCGGGAGCGTCCGCGTGACCTGGGCCTGGCCCCCTACGGCGCCTCGGCGCTGGACCCGCAGCCGGCGTCGAGCGGCAACCCCGCGCGCGCGGCGGTCATGGCCCTGGCCCAAGGCGCCCGTTCCCGGGACTTCTGGCTGCTCTTCGCGACCTTCTTCATCTGCGGGGCCTCGACCAACGGACTCATCGGCACCCACCTGATCCCCGCGGCGCACGACCACGGCATCCCCGAAGTCCGGGCGGCGAGCATGCTGGCGCTGATGGGAATGTTCGACCTGGTAGGAACGACCGGCGCGGGCTGGCTGTCCGACCGCTGGAGCAGCCGGCACCTGCTCGCCTGGTACTACGGGTTGCGCGGGCTGTCGCTCTTCTATTTGCCGTTCGCGCTGGCGGGCCATGACGCGGGGATCTGGGTCTTTGCGGTGTGGTACGGCCTGGACTGGATCGCCACGGTGCCGCCCACGCTCCGGCTCGCAACCGACGCGTTCGGAGCGGAGCGCGCTCCCGTCATGTTCGGCTGGATCGCGGCGGGACATCAGGTCGGAGCCGCCCTCACCGCCTATTCCGCCGCCTGGGTGCGGACCACGGTGGGCGACTATCGTCCGGCGTTCTGGGCATCCGCCGGCCTCTGCCTGGTGGCCGCGGCTCTGGCCCTCCGGGTGGGCACGACGGCGGGCGGCCGCCGTGGGTACCGGGTCGCGCCGGAGCCCGCAGCCGTACCCGAGCTGTGA
- a CDS encoding efflux RND transporter permease subunit yields MNFTGLFIRRPVMTTLVMAGILIFGIVAYRLLPVSDLPTVDYPTVSVSASLPGASPETMAASVATPLEKQFSTIPGVTAMTSTSSQGSTSITLQFALSRNIDDAAQDVQSAISKTQRTLPQDMLPPSYQKVDPSASPILYFALRTTTLSLSQLDEYAENTLAQRLSTIDGVAQVQVYGSQKYAVRIQLDPQALAARGIGIDEVSLAVQNGNVNLPTGTLWGTDKAYSVESNGQLNNAADFGALAVAYRDGAPVRLRDLGRVVDSVQDTKQASWFNGDRAIVLAIQRQPGTNTVAVAQRVKAELAKLRPDLPASVDVSTLYDRSQSIEQSVSDVKFTLFLALCLVVLVIFLFLRNLRATIIPSLALPMSLVGTFAVMYLLDYSLDNLSLMALTLAVGFVVDDAIVVLENIVRHIERGESVMEAALAGSREIGFTVISMTLSLVAVFIPVLFLGGLIGRLFQEFAVTIAVAILVSGFVSLTLTPMLCSRWLKPAEANERHGRLYQMSERVWEGALSGYERSLAWVMDRRGLAMAFSGLILVGTVLLGLVVPKGFIPSEDQGQLFGTTETAEGTSFDNMVQHQRAAAAIVKEDRNVEGFMSAVGGGGRNTTTNQGRLLIHLKPRAQRSMDADAVARSLTQKLAAVPGMRVYLTNPPVINIGGRSSKSQYQFTLQGSDIGTLYQAAGTMEQKLHEVNGLTDITSDLQVKNPQVQVTIARDRAAALGIDVNTIESALYDAYGARQVSTIFTPNDQYWVVMELLPQYQRDLSALNLLHITGRNGVPVPLGSLAQVTPSTGPLTVNHSGQLPSVTLSFNLAPGTSLGAAVSQVDRLARQSLPASIGTSFSGTAQAFQSAQQGLLILLVLAIVVIYLVLGILYESFVHPLTILSGLPFAGFGALLVLVIFQLDLSVYAFVGIIMLIGLVKKNAIMMIDFAIEAERQEHKSARAAILEAASVRFRPIMMTTCAALMGTLPIALGAGAGAESRRPLGVAVVGGLAFSQIITLYITPVVYTYLDAFQSWASGRKRRDEAPRAEVPEERMPALAG; encoded by the coding sequence CGGTGAGCGACCTTCCCACCGTGGACTACCCCACGGTGTCGGTGAGCGCCAGCCTGCCGGGGGCGAGTCCGGAAACGATGGCCGCCTCGGTGGCCACGCCGCTGGAGAAACAGTTCTCGACCATCCCCGGGGTCACCGCGATGACCTCCACCAGCAGTCAGGGGAGCACGTCGATCACCCTGCAGTTCGCCCTGAGCCGCAATATCGACGATGCGGCGCAGGACGTTCAATCCGCCATCTCCAAGACCCAGCGCACCCTGCCCCAGGACATGCTGCCGCCGAGCTACCAGAAGGTCGACCCCTCTGCCAGCCCGATCCTGTATTTCGCGCTCCGCACCACAACGCTTTCGCTCTCCCAGCTCGACGAGTACGCGGAGAACACCCTGGCCCAGCGCCTGTCCACCATCGACGGGGTGGCTCAGGTGCAGGTCTACGGGTCGCAGAAATACGCAGTGCGCATCCAGCTCGACCCCCAGGCGCTCGCGGCCCGTGGCATCGGCATCGACGAGGTCTCCCTGGCGGTACAGAACGGGAACGTGAACCTGCCGACCGGCACGCTCTGGGGTACGGATAAGGCCTATTCCGTCGAGTCCAACGGGCAGCTCAACAACGCGGCGGACTTCGGCGCGCTGGCGGTGGCCTATCGCGATGGCGCGCCGGTCCGGCTCAGGGACCTGGGCCGGGTGGTGGACAGCGTCCAGGATACCAAGCAGGCAAGCTGGTTCAACGGCGACCGGGCCATCGTGCTCGCCATTCAGCGCCAGCCCGGCACCAACACCGTGGCCGTGGCGCAGCGGGTGAAAGCCGAGCTGGCCAAGCTCCGGCCGGATCTGCCGGCGTCGGTGGACGTCTCCACGCTGTACGACCGGTCCCAATCCATCGAGCAGTCGGTGAGCGACGTCAAGTTCACCCTCTTCCTCGCGCTCTGCCTGGTGGTGCTGGTGATCTTCCTCTTTCTCCGGAACCTCCGGGCCACGATCATCCCCAGCCTGGCCCTGCCGATGTCGCTGGTGGGCACCTTCGCGGTGATGTACCTGCTGGACTACAGCCTCGACAACCTCTCGCTGATGGCGCTCACGCTGGCCGTGGGCTTCGTAGTGGACGACGCGATCGTGGTGCTGGAGAACATCGTGCGTCACATCGAGCGGGGGGAGAGCGTGATGGAGGCGGCGCTGGCCGGCAGCCGGGAGATCGGCTTCACCGTGATCTCGATGACCCTCTCGCTGGTGGCCGTGTTCATCCCGGTGCTGTTTCTCGGCGGGCTGATCGGGCGGCTGTTCCAGGAGTTCGCGGTCACCATCGCGGTGGCCATCCTGGTCTCCGGCTTCGTCTCGCTCACCCTCACCCCGATGCTCTGCAGCCGCTGGCTCAAGCCGGCGGAGGCGAACGAGCGGCACGGCCGACTCTACCAGATGAGCGAGCGGGTCTGGGAGGGGGCGCTCTCCGGGTATGAGCGGAGCCTCGCCTGGGTGATGGACCGGCGGGGACTGGCGATGGCATTCAGCGGGCTCATCCTGGTGGGGACGGTGCTCCTGGGGCTCGTGGTGCCCAAGGGGTTCATCCCCAGCGAGGACCAGGGCCAGCTGTTCGGGACCACGGAGACGGCCGAAGGCACCAGCTTCGACAACATGGTGCAGCACCAGCGGGCCGCGGCCGCGATCGTGAAGGAGGATCGCAACGTCGAGGGCTTCATGTCGGCGGTGGGCGGTGGCGGGCGAAACACCACCACCAACCAGGGCCGCCTGCTGATCCACCTCAAGCCGCGCGCCCAGCGTTCGATGGACGCGGACGCGGTGGCCCGGTCACTGACACAGAAGCTCGCCGCGGTGCCGGGGATGCGGGTCTACCTCACCAATCCGCCGGTGATCAATATCGGCGGGCGCTCCTCCAAGAGTCAGTATCAGTTCACCCTGCAGGGGTCGGATATCGGCACGCTGTACCAGGCGGCCGGCACCATGGAGCAGAAGCTCCACGAGGTGAACGGGCTGACCGACATCACCAGCGATCTGCAGGTCAAGAACCCCCAGGTGCAGGTGACCATCGCCCGCGACCGCGCCGCCGCCCTCGGCATCGACGTGAACACCATCGAGAGCGCGCTGTACGACGCCTATGGCGCCCGGCAGGTGAGCACCATCTTCACCCCCAACGACCAGTACTGGGTGGTGATGGAGCTGCTGCCGCAATACCAGCGCGACCTGTCGGCCCTCAACCTGCTGCACATCACCGGGCGGAACGGCGTTCCGGTGCCGCTGGGGAGCCTGGCGCAGGTGACCCCCTCCACCGGTCCGCTGACGGTAAACCATTCGGGGCAGCTTCCGTCGGTGACGCTCTCGTTCAATCTCGCGCCCGGCACATCGCTGGGCGCGGCGGTGAGCCAGGTGGATCGGCTGGCCCGCCAGTCGCTGCCCGCGAGCATCGGCACCAGCTTCTCGGGAACCGCCCAGGCCTTCCAGTCGGCCCAGCAGGGGCTGCTGATCCTGCTGGTGCTCGCGATCGTGGTGATCTACCTCGTCCTCGGCATTCTCTACGAGAGCTTCGTCCACCCGCTCACGATTCTCTCGGGGCTTCCCTTCGCGGGGTTCGGCGCCCTGCTCGTGCTGGTCATCTTTCAGCTCGACCTCAGCGTCTACGCGTTCGTGGGCATCATCATGCTCATCGGGCTGGTCAAGAAGAACGCGATCATGATGATCGACTTCGCCATCGAGGCGGAGCGCCAGGAGCACAAGAGTGCCCGCGCGGCCATCCTGGAAGCGGCGAGCGTGCGATTCCGGCCGATCATGATGACCACTTGTGCCGCGCTCATGGGCACCTTGCCCATCGCGCTGGGCGCCGGCGCGGGTGCCGAGTCGCGGCGGCCCCTTGGCGTGGCGGTAGTGGGCGGACTCGCCTTTTCGCAGATCATCACGCTGTACATCACGCCGGTGGTGTACACCTATCTCGACGCGTTCCAGTCGTGGGCCAGCGGACGGAAGCGGCGCGATGAGGCGCCCAGGGCGGAAGTTCCGGAGGAGCGGATGCCGGCGCTGGCGGGCTGA